From the genome of Paenibacillus sp. JQZ6Y-1, one region includes:
- the dnaA gene encoding chromosomal replication initiator protein DnaA has protein sequence MDSHTSELWQQILSIIQTKLSKPSFDTWFKATKALTFTENSIVISAPTTFAVEWLESRYTKLVSSTVFEFLGRQVDVKFVIEEAVPEEALIPQQAPVQPAAVQTEEPLANMLNPKYTFDTFVIGAGNRFAHAASLAVAEAPAKAYNPLFLYGGVGLGKTHLMHAIGHYILQHNPNSKVVYISSEKFTNEFINSIRDNRGESFRNKYRNIDILLIDDIQFLAGKESTQEEFFHTFNALHEESKQIIISSDRPPKEIPTLEERLRSRFEWGLITDIQPPDLETRIAILRKKAKAENLDIPNEAMMYIANQIDTNIRELEGALIRVVAYSSLTNQDVTSHLAAEALKDIIPSSRPKIITIQDIQQRVGEYYNLKLEDFKARKRTKAVAFPRQIAMYLSRELTDYSLPKIGEAFGGRDHTTVIHAHEKITQSLKSDQELFKVVNNLMDKIKNPS, from the coding sequence GTGGACAGCCATACCTCCGAATTATGGCAGCAAATACTATCGATTATTCAGACAAAACTCAGCAAGCCGAGTTTTGACACCTGGTTCAAGGCAACCAAAGCGCTGACATTTACGGAAAACTCAATCGTTATCTCAGCACCGACCACCTTCGCCGTTGAATGGCTAGAAAGCCGGTATACCAAACTAGTCAGCTCCACGGTTTTTGAATTTTTGGGAAGACAGGTTGATGTGAAATTTGTCATTGAGGAAGCTGTTCCGGAAGAAGCTCTCATCCCGCAGCAGGCACCGGTTCAACCGGCAGCCGTGCAAACGGAAGAGCCACTCGCCAACATGCTGAATCCCAAATATACATTCGATACATTCGTCATTGGGGCGGGCAACCGTTTTGCCCATGCAGCCTCGCTGGCGGTCGCCGAAGCGCCAGCCAAAGCGTACAATCCGCTGTTTTTGTACGGTGGTGTCGGTCTCGGCAAAACGCATTTGATGCACGCGATCGGTCACTACATTTTGCAGCACAATCCCAATAGCAAAGTTGTGTACATTTCCTCCGAGAAATTTACGAATGAATTTATTAACTCGATTCGTGACAACCGCGGGGAAAGCTTCCGCAACAAATACCGGAATATCGACATTCTGCTGATTGATGATATTCAATTTTTGGCGGGTAAAGAGTCGACACAAGAGGAATTTTTCCATACGTTTAACGCGCTGCACGAGGAAAGCAAGCAGATCATCATTTCCAGTGACCGGCCGCCAAAGGAAATTCCGACGCTCGAAGAACGATTGCGTTCGCGGTTTGAGTGGGGTTTGATTACGGATATTCAGCCTCCTGATCTGGAGACACGGATTGCGATTTTGCGGAAAAAAGCGAAAGCGGAAAATCTGGATATTCCCAACGAAGCGATGATGTATATCGCCAATCAGATCGACACGAATATCCGTGAGCTGGAAGGCGCTCTCATCCGTGTAGTGGCGTATTCGTCGCTCACCAACCAAGATGTGACATCGCATCTGGCAGCGGAAGCACTGAAAGATATTATTCCTTCCAGCCGTCCTAAAATCATTACAATTCAAGACATTCAGCAACGAGTTGGCGAATATTACAATCTCAAGCTGGAAGATTTCAAAGCACGCAAGCGGACCAAAGCAGTTGCCTTTCCACGGCAAATCGCTATGTATCTGTCACGCGAGCTGACCGACTATTCCTTACCGAAGATTGGCGAAGCTTTTGGTGGACGTGACCATACAACCGTCATTCACGCACACGAAAAAATAACCCAATCGCTCAAATCCGACCAGGAATTGTTTAAAGTGGTCAACAACCTGATGGACAAGATCAAAAATCCATCCTGA
- the dnaN gene encoding DNA polymerase III subunit beta, whose product MKIQISKNYLNESIQHVSKAISSRTTIPILSGIKFDVNYAGVTLTASDTDISIQSFIPAEDADKTIVQIDRPGSVVLPAKFFVEIIKKLPSQEIEMEVKDGFQTFIRAGATDIQLVGLDPEEFPVLPNIEENQQISVPGDLLKNMIKQTAFSISTQETTPILTGVLWNLADSELKFVATDRHRLASRTVNLGNETDVRFSNVVIAGKTLNELSKIIPDQNQLLDIVVADNQVLFKIDRVLFYSRILDGTYPDTSKIIPTSFKTELVMDTKKLADSIDRAYLLSREEKTNIVRMQTLENGAVEISSSSSELGRVTEQLDIARFDGEPLRISFNSKYMLDVLKVIESEQLSIQFTGIMSPIIIKPLDESRSLYIILPYRTTN is encoded by the coding sequence ATGAAGATCCAAATCTCGAAAAACTATTTGAATGAATCGATACAACATGTATCCAAAGCTATTTCCAGTCGTACTACGATCCCTATCCTGAGCGGTATCAAATTCGACGTGAACTATGCAGGTGTAACATTGACCGCTAGCGATACAGACATTTCTATCCAATCGTTTATCCCAGCAGAAGATGCAGACAAAACGATTGTACAGATCGACCGCCCAGGCAGCGTCGTATTGCCAGCCAAATTCTTTGTAGAAATCATCAAAAAACTGCCATCTCAAGAAATCGAAATGGAAGTCAAAGATGGATTTCAAACGTTCATCCGTGCAGGTGCCACCGATATTCAACTCGTTGGTCTGGACCCAGAAGAATTCCCGGTACTGCCAAACATCGAAGAAAATCAGCAAATTTCCGTTCCAGGCGATCTGTTGAAAAATATGATCAAACAAACCGCATTCTCCATCTCCACACAGGAAACAACACCGATCCTGACTGGTGTGCTGTGGAATCTGGCGGATAGCGAATTGAAATTTGTCGCTACCGATCGTCACCGTCTGGCAAGTCGCACAGTTAATCTGGGTAACGAAACCGATGTTCGTTTCAGCAATGTAGTTATCGCTGGTAAAACGCTGAACGAACTGAGCAAAATCATTCCCGATCAAAATCAGCTACTGGATATCGTCGTTGCCGACAACCAAGTGCTGTTCAAAATCGACCGCGTATTGTTCTACTCCCGCATTCTGGATGGAACCTACCCAGATACGTCGAAAATCATTCCGACCAGTTTCAAAACCGAACTGGTGATGGATACAAAAAAACTAGCGGATTCGATTGACCGTGCATACTTGCTGTCTCGTGAAGAAAAAACAAACATTGTCCGCATGCAAACGCTGGAAAATGGCGCTGTTGAGATCTCCTCCAGCTCTTCCGAGCTCGGCCGCGTTACCGAGCAGCTGGATATTGCGCGTTTTGATGGGGAACCGCTGCGCATCTCGTTCAACTCCAAATATATGCTGGATGTACTGAAAGTGATCGAAAGCGAGCAATTGTCGATCCAGTTTACTGGCATCATGAGCCCAATTATCATCAAGCCACTGGACGAAAGCCGTAGCCTGTATATCATCCTGCCATACCGTACAACGAACTGA
- the yaaA gene encoding S4 domain-containing protein YaaA, with translation MKMISISTEYIKLDQFLKLADCVSTGGSAKALLQEQMVKVNGELEERRGRKLYAGDEVDVQGEGKFKVQREQ, from the coding sequence ATGAAAATGATTTCGATTTCGACGGAATATATTAAGCTAGACCAATTTTTGAAACTGGCGGATTGCGTATCCACAGGAGGAAGCGCCAAAGCATTGCTGCAAGAACAGATGGTCAAAGTGAACGGAGAGCTGGAAGAGCGTCGTGGTCGCAAGCTGTATGCTGGGGATGAAGTGGACGTGCAAGGCGAAGGCAAATTCAAGGTTCAACGTGAGCAATAA
- the recF gene encoding DNA replication/repair protein RecF (All proteins in this family for which functions are known are DNA-binding proteins that assist the filamentation of RecA onto DNA for the initiation of recombination or recombinational repair.), with protein MFINQVSLQHYRNYEHLQLDSFAPVNLFIGQNAQGKTNLIEALFVLALSKSHRTNKDKELISFDSDHARITCEADKKYGKVKLELNFSARGKKAKINGLEQRKLSDFIGTINAVMFAPEDLEIVKGSPGIRRRFLDMEIGQVQPSYLHHLQQYQKVLVQRNNFLKQAWSSGSKDSTMLDIWNEQLVEHGVKIVKKRKQFIHKLQGWAENIHMGITGGKEKLLLSYVPSFGESEEEDEAVLFEQFMIKLSQVKEQEYRRGATLAGPHRDDLTFHINGNEAAVFGSQGQQRTTALSLKLAEIELIHEEIGEYPILLLDDVLSELDPYRQTQLIETFQDKVQTFITATGIESINAGRLKEAQIFHVHQGHIEK; from the coding sequence ATGTTCATTAACCAAGTCAGCCTACAACATTATCGCAATTATGAGCATCTACAGCTGGATTCCTTTGCACCAGTTAATCTGTTTATCGGACAGAACGCGCAGGGCAAAACGAATCTGATCGAAGCGCTGTTTGTGCTGGCGTTATCCAAGTCGCATCGGACGAACAAGGATAAGGAGCTGATCTCCTTTGATTCGGATCATGCCCGAATCACCTGCGAAGCGGACAAAAAGTACGGCAAGGTCAAACTGGAGTTGAATTTTTCCGCACGAGGTAAAAAGGCAAAGATCAACGGGTTGGAGCAGCGTAAGTTGAGCGATTTTATCGGTACGATCAATGCGGTTATGTTCGCACCGGAAGATCTGGAGATTGTGAAAGGCTCGCCGGGCATTCGTCGCCGGTTTCTTGATATGGAGATTGGACAAGTGCAACCGAGCTATCTGCATCATTTGCAGCAGTATCAAAAGGTGCTTGTGCAGCGTAACAATTTTCTGAAGCAGGCATGGAGCTCTGGCAGTAAGGACAGCACCATGCTGGATATCTGGAACGAGCAGCTGGTGGAGCATGGCGTGAAGATCGTCAAAAAGCGCAAGCAATTTATCCACAAGCTTCAGGGCTGGGCAGAAAATATCCACATGGGGATAACTGGTGGCAAGGAGAAATTGCTGCTATCGTATGTCCCGTCATTCGGCGAATCGGAAGAAGAAGATGAAGCTGTCTTATTTGAGCAATTTATGATAAAATTATCACAAGTGAAAGAACAGGAATATCGCCGTGGCGCGACTCTGGCAGGTCCACATCGGGACGATCTGACCTTTCACATTAATGGCAATGAAGCAGCTGTTTTCGGCTCACAAGGTCAGCAGCGCACAACCGCTTTATCGCTGAAACTGGCTGAAATTGAATTGATTCACGAAGAGATCGGGGAATATCCGATTCTTTTGCTGGACGACGTCCTATCCGAACTGGACCCTTATCGTCAAACCCAGCTGATTGAGACATTTCAGGACAAAGTGCAGACTTTCATCACGGCGACCGGAATCGAGAGTATCAATGCCGGACGTCTGAAGGAAGCCCAGATTTTCCATGTCCATCAGGGGCATATTGAGAAATAA
- the remB gene encoding extracellular matrix regulator RemB: MYIHLGGEKIIRFSELVAIFDISIEKSSKISKQFVSFAHEDKKVEAIGEEEPKSIVVTKNKVYYSPISSATLKKRTNSFLMNA; the protein is encoded by the coding sequence ATGTATATTCACCTGGGCGGCGAGAAAATTATCCGTTTTTCCGAACTTGTAGCTATTTTTGACATATCGATTGAGAAGTCTTCCAAAATTTCAAAGCAGTTCGTTAGCTTTGCCCACGAAGACAAAAAGGTGGAAGCGATCGGCGAAGAAGAACCGAAGTCGATTGTGGTAACCAAAAACAAAGTGTATTACTCCCCCATTTCCTCTGCCACGCTGAAAAAGCGAACCAATAGCTTTTTGATGAACGCATAG
- the gyrB gene encoding DNA topoisomerase (ATP-hydrolyzing) subunit B, producing the protein MSTNQPAYDASQIQVLEGLEAVRKRPGMYIGSTSSKGLHHLVWEIVDNSIDEALAGYCDHIEVTIHEDNSITVVDNGRGIPVGVEAKTQRSALEVVMTVLHAGGKFGGGGYKVSGGLHGVGVSVVNALSEHVRVVVKREGKVYQQEYKRGAPVEDIKVLRDMTDEEGTGTTVTFRPDSEIFTETTVYDYDTLLGRIRELAFLNKGIALTLTDERTDVSNHFKYDGGIIEYVQYLNQTREVINEQPIYVEGTRDQIQVEIALQYNEGYTENIYSFANNINTHEGGTHESGFKSALTRIINDYARRNGLLKDNNGNLTGEDVREGLTAIISVKIPEPQFEGQTKTKLGNSEARGIVESLFSEKLQEFLNENPSVARRVLDKSLQASRAREAARKARELTRRKSVLEVSALPGKLADCSSKDASISELYIVEGDSAGGSAKQGRDRHFQAILPLRGKILNVEKARLDRILGNAEIRAIITALGTGIGDDFDLSKARYHKVIIMTDADVDGAHIRTLLLTFFYRYMRQIIDAGYVYIAQPPLFKVERNKTAVYANSEKERDEIIAGFGENAKFNVQRYKGLGEMNASQLWETTMDPESRVMLQVSIQDAILADAIFDTLMGDNVEPRRDFIQENAKYVKNLDF; encoded by the coding sequence ATGTCGACGAATCAACCGGCTTATGATGCCAGTCAGATTCAGGTGCTTGAAGGTTTGGAAGCCGTTCGTAAGCGTCCGGGTATGTATATCGGATCGACCAGCTCCAAAGGCCTGCATCACCTGGTCTGGGAAATTGTAGATAACAGTATTGACGAGGCATTGGCCGGATACTGTGACCATATTGAAGTAACGATTCATGAAGACAACAGCATTACCGTTGTCGATAACGGACGCGGAATCCCGGTTGGCGTGGAAGCGAAAACACAGCGCTCCGCGCTTGAAGTCGTTATGACCGTACTGCATGCCGGCGGTAAATTCGGCGGCGGCGGATATAAAGTATCCGGCGGTCTGCACGGTGTCGGCGTATCCGTTGTAAACGCATTGTCTGAGCATGTGCGCGTTGTTGTAAAACGTGAAGGCAAAGTGTATCAACAAGAATACAAACGCGGCGCACCAGTCGAAGACATCAAAGTGCTGCGCGATATGACGGATGAAGAAGGAACCGGTACGACAGTAACCTTCCGTCCAGATTCGGAGATCTTTACCGAAACGACCGTATATGATTACGATACGCTGTTGGGTCGTATTCGCGAGCTGGCGTTCCTGAACAAAGGCATCGCACTGACACTGACCGACGAGCGTACCGATGTATCTAACCATTTCAAATACGATGGCGGTATTATCGAGTATGTACAGTACTTGAACCAAACGCGTGAAGTTATTAACGAGCAGCCGATCTACGTGGAAGGTACACGCGACCAGATTCAGGTCGAGATTGCCCTGCAATACAACGAAGGCTATACGGAGAACATTTACTCCTTTGCCAACAATATCAACACCCATGAAGGCGGTACGCACGAATCCGGCTTCAAGAGTGCGCTGACACGGATCATCAACGATTATGCTCGTCGTAACGGTTTGCTGAAGGATAACAACGGCAACCTGACCGGTGAAGATGTACGTGAAGGCTTGACCGCGATCATTTCGGTGAAGATTCCTGAGCCGCAATTTGAAGGTCAAACAAAAACCAAACTCGGCAACAGTGAAGCTCGTGGTATTGTCGAATCGCTGTTCTCTGAGAAGCTACAGGAATTCCTGAACGAGAATCCTTCGGTGGCACGCCGCGTACTGGACAAATCATTGCAGGCGTCCAGAGCACGTGAAGCGGCGCGTAAAGCCCGTGAACTGACTCGCCGTAAGAGCGTATTGGAAGTTAGCGCATTGCCAGGTAAACTGGCAGACTGCTCATCCAAAGACGCATCGATCAGCGAACTGTACATCGTAGAGGGTGACTCTGCGGGTGGTTCAGCAAAACAAGGTCGTGACCGTCATTTCCAAGCGATCCTGCCGCTGCGTGGTAAAATCCTAAACGTGGAAAAAGCACGTCTGGATCGTATCCTCGGCAACGCAGAGATTCGTGCCATCATCACAGCACTTGGTACGGGGATTGGCGACGATTTCGATCTGTCCAAAGCTCGTTACCACAAAGTGATCATCATGACCGATGCTGATGTCGACGGTGCGCATATTCGTACGCTGCTGCTGACATTCTTCTACCGGTACATGCGTCAGATCATCGACGCAGGCTACGTGTATATCGCTCAGCCGCCACTGTTCAAAGTGGAGCGCAACAAAACAGCAGTCTATGCTAACTCGGAAAAAGAACGCGATGAGATCATCGCTGGCTTTGGTGAAAATGCCAAATTTAACGTTCAGCGCTATAAAGGTCTGGGCGAGATGAACGCGTCCCAGCTGTGGGAAACAACAATGGACCCAGAAAGTCGTGTGATGCTGCAAGTGAGCATTCAAGATGCGATCCTTGCCGATGCCATCTTTGATACGCTGATGGGCGACAATGTGGAACCGCGCCGTGACTTTATCCAAGAAAATGCCAAGTACGTCAAAAATCTCGATTTCTAA
- the gyrA gene encoding DNA gyrase subunit A has protein sequence MAEENFSQIKDRDIGTEMRESFMDYAMSIIVSRALPDVRDGLKPVHRRILYAMSELGMSPDKPYKKSARIVGEVIGKYHPHGDSAVYETMVRMAQDFSMRYMLVDGHGNFGSIDGDMAAAMRYTEARMSKMALEMLRDINKDTIDFIPNYDGEEREPVVLPARYPNLLVNGVSGIAVGMATNIPPHNLSEVIDGVQAMIQNPDITSMELMDYIHGPDFPTSGYILGRSGIRQAYQTGRGSITMRAKATIEENNNKARIVVNEIPYQVNKARLVEKIAELVREKRIEGITDLRDESDRNGMRIVIELRRDVNPSVVLNNLYKHTAMQSTFGVNMLAIVNNEPKLLGLREVIHHYIQHQIEVIRRRTEFELKKAEARAHILEGLRIALDNLDEVIALIRASQTSEAAREGLIERFSLSQEQSQAILDMRLQRLTGLERDKIENEYNELLRMIAEYRDILANEYRVLEIISEELNEIKERFGDERRTEITIGEESILDEDLIPQEEVVVTVTHTGYIKRSPVTTYRSQRRGGRGVMGVDMKDQDFVQHLFVTNSHHHLLFFTDKGKVYRIKAYEIPELGRTARGTPVINLIQIEQGESVNAVIPVQDFEGDQYLFFATRQGVVKKTRLDDYTNIRKGGLIAINMREDDELIQVKLTDGKQDIIMGTAYGMSIRFNENDVRSMGRSATGVKGITLDEGDRLVGMDLIQDELKVLIVTAKGYGKRTQGDEYRLQTRGGKGIKTMNVTDKNGELSGLKVVGEDDDLMIITTSGTLIRMGIETISTMGRNTQGVRLIHIRDEDAVATVCITEKSEEPKEDELDETNVDAAEGTEAGAAVEDSEASEAPATDEGETTEE, from the coding sequence ATGGCGGAAGAGAATTTTTCGCAGATCAAAGACCGGGATATCGGTACAGAAATGCGCGAGTCCTTTATGGACTATGCGATGAGTATTATCGTCAGCCGGGCTTTGCCTGATGTGCGTGACGGTTTGAAGCCTGTACACAGACGTATTTTATATGCGATGTCGGAACTCGGCATGTCCCCAGACAAGCCATACAAAAAATCGGCGAGAATCGTCGGCGAAGTTATCGGTAAGTATCACCCGCACGGTGACTCTGCCGTGTACGAAACGATGGTACGGATGGCGCAGGATTTCTCCATGCGTTATATGCTGGTCGATGGTCATGGTAACTTCGGTTCCATTGACGGCGATATGGCAGCAGCGATGCGTTATACCGAGGCACGTATGTCCAAGATGGCGCTAGAGATGCTGCGCGACATCAACAAAGACACCATCGACTTTATCCCAAACTATGACGGTGAAGAGCGCGAACCGGTAGTACTGCCGGCACGCTATCCAAACCTGCTCGTTAACGGTGTTTCGGGGATCGCGGTCGGTATGGCAACCAATATCCCGCCACATAATCTGAGCGAGGTTATTGATGGCGTACAGGCGATGATCCAGAACCCAGATATTACGTCGATGGAGCTGATGGATTATATCCACGGACCGGATTTCCCGACTTCGGGTTATATTCTCGGTCGCTCCGGTATCCGTCAGGCATACCAGACAGGTCGCGGCTCGATCACGATGAGAGCCAAAGCTACCATCGAAGAAAACAACAACAAAGCACGGATCGTCGTTAACGAGATTCCGTACCAAGTCAACAAAGCGCGTTTGGTTGAGAAGATCGCTGAGCTCGTTCGTGAAAAACGAATCGAAGGCATCACCGATCTGCGTGACGAGTCTGACCGTAATGGTATGCGGATCGTCATCGAGCTGCGCCGTGATGTGAATCCAAGCGTTGTTCTGAACAATCTGTACAAGCACACAGCGATGCAATCTACATTTGGTGTGAACATGCTGGCGATCGTGAACAACGAACCGAAGCTGCTTGGTTTGCGTGAAGTTATTCATCACTATATCCAGCACCAGATCGAAGTCATCCGTCGTCGTACCGAATTTGAGCTGAAAAAAGCGGAAGCTCGCGCTCATATTTTGGAAGGTCTGCGTATTGCACTGGACAATCTGGACGAAGTCATCGCCCTGATCCGTGCATCTCAGACTAGTGAAGCGGCACGTGAAGGACTGATTGAACGCTTCTCGCTCAGTCAAGAACAGTCTCAGGCGATTCTGGACATGCGTCTGCAACGTCTGACTGGACTGGAACGTGACAAGATCGAGAATGAATATAACGAACTGCTGCGCATGATTGCCGAATATCGCGATATTTTGGCAAACGAATACCGTGTACTGGAGATCATCAGCGAAGAGCTGAATGAGATCAAGGAACGGTTTGGCGATGAGCGTCGTACTGAGATCACAATCGGCGAAGAGAGCATTTTGGACGAAGATCTGATTCCACAGGAAGAAGTCGTCGTTACCGTAACCCATACCGGTTATATCAAACGCTCTCCAGTAACGACTTACCGTAGTCAGCGTCGTGGTGGACGCGGGGTAATGGGCGTGGATATGAAAGATCAGGACTTTGTCCAGCATCTGTTCGTAACCAACTCTCACCATCACCTGCTGTTCTTCACAGACAAAGGGAAGGTCTACCGGATCAAGGCATACGAGATTCCAGAACTGGGTCGTACCGCACGCGGAACACCAGTGATCAACCTGATTCAGATCGAACAGGGCGAGTCGGTCAATGCGGTCATTCCGGTTCAAGACTTTGAAGGCGACCAGTATCTGTTCTTCGCTACCCGTCAAGGTGTGGTGAAGAAAACGCGTTTGGATGACTACACGAACATCCGTAAGGGTGGTCTGATTGCCATCAATATGCGTGAAGATGATGAACTGATTCAGGTTAAACTGACCGATGGCAAACAGGACATCATTATGGGTACAGCGTACGGTATGTCGATCCGCTTTAACGAGAACGATGTCCGTTCAATGGGACGTAGCGCGACTGGGGTCAAAGGGATTACCCTAGACGAAGGCGACCGTCTGGTCGGCATGGATCTGATCCAAGACGAACTCAAAGTATTGATCGTTACAGCCAAAGGCTACGGTAAACGTACACAGGGCGATGAATATCGTCTGCAAACGCGTGGCGGTAAAGGGATCAAAACGATGAACGTCACTGACAAAAACGGTGAACTGTCTGGTCTGAAGGTCGTTGGCGAGGATGACGATTTGATGATCATTACGACTAGCGGTACGCTGATTCGGATGGGGATCGAAACGATCTCTACGATGGGTCGTAATACGCAGGGCGTGCGTCTGATTCATATCCGTGATGAAGATGCAGTAGCAACCGTATGTATTACCGAGAAGAGTGAAGAGCCAAAAGAAGACGAACTGGACGAAACGAACGTCGATGCAGCAGAAGGAACGGAAGCAGGCGCAGCGGTAGAGGACAGCGAAGCTTCGGAAGCTCCAGCAACGGACGAAGGCGAAACGACAGAAGAGTAA